In Rhodococcus qingshengii JCM 15477, the sequence GACTACGTGTGGGTACTCCGCAGCGACGGTTCGGCAGGCGTCACGGAACAGGCCGGTGGTCAGTGTGAGGACGTTGGCTTTGTGGACGATCGTGACGTGATTGCGCCGTCGCGACGCCAACGCGAAGGCAGTGCGTGCGATCCGTTCACACGCAGCGCGGGTGAACACACCGACGGCCAGCGCGATGTCGGGCGTCGGCATGAACTCGCCGCTGCCGACTGCCATGTTCCGATCCGCGTACAACCCCTCGGTGTTCTCGCGGACGATCACCAGATCCATGTCGGGGACCATTGCCTTGACACCGGGGAACGCCGCTGCCGGCCGAATGTTCGCGAACAGCTCGAACTTCTTCCGGATGACGCCGCCGGGTGTGAGTTGTCCGCGAAACCTCTCCGGATAGGACGCACTGTCGTGGGGTCCGAGAATCCAACCCTGCAGCTGCCCCAACCCATCGATGGTCTCGTCGGGAATCGGCGTGCCGTGGCTGTCTATGGCCGTACTCCCGAGCGGAAGCTCGACCCACTCGACGGGCGGAGCATGAACCGCTGACAACGCCGCATCCACGATCTGCCGTGTCGCCGGGACGATTTCGTGGCCGATTCCGTCGCCGTGCATGAGCCCCAGCCGCATGGCCGAAGTACCGATTGCGCTCGCACCTGTCATCAGGCAATCATTGCTCACCATGGTCCAGTCGGTGGAATTGCTCCTCGATCC encodes:
- a CDS encoding isocitrate/isopropylmalate dehydrogenase family protein; this encodes MTGASAIGTSAMRLGLMHGDGIGHEIVPATRQIVDAALSAVHAPPVEWVELPLGSTAIDSHGTPIPDETIDGLGQLQGWILGPHDSASYPERFRGQLTPGGVIRKKFELFANIRPAAAFPGVKAMVPDMDLVIVRENTEGLYADRNMAVGSGEFMPTPDIALAVGVFTRAACERIARTAFALASRRRNHVTIVHKANVLTLTTGLFRDACRTVAAEYPHVVVDDEHVDAMAAHLVRRGGDFDVVVTENMFGDILSDLAGELSGSLGTAPSINASETQVMAQAAHGAAPDIAGKNRANPTALFLSSAMMLDWLDDARGDRLLSAAARRISDAVRTTIASGIATADLGGLASTSEFSEVVYAHTLRR